The Verrucomicrobium spinosum DSM 4136 = JCM 18804 DNA segment GCGCCGACAGCCGTACGAACAATCCGGCATGAAATCAATCCGCGCAGGACAGGCGATCCGTGTATTCACGGGCAACTACAAGATCAACTTTCAAATCAACACCCTGGATCCGGATGGCGAGCTCAATGCGGAGGATCGTATCAAGGAGTTCGAACCTTTGTTCAAGCTGATAGGCTCCTCACTAAGGATAGGGAAGTGAGGGGGGGCAAGGGAGTATTGGCACAAAGCTACGATTGTCCTCTGTCTCCTCAAAATGCCTGTTAAAGGCGCCGGATCAAAAAAAGGTGCGCCCTATTTTGGGCGCACCCTCGTCTTGGGTGGGAGATTGCCAATCGGAAGGAATTATCCCTGAGCCTTACTTCTCAGCAAACTGGGCGTCGAAGATGATCTTCGAGGTCGGGAAGTCCAGGGCCTTGACGAAGGCGGCGGACTCGGTGGCACCGAACTCGCGGTCCATGCCGCCGTCTTCCCACTCGACGCTGAGCGGGCCAGCATAGTCGATGTCGTTGAGGGCGCGGATGATCTTCTCGAAGTTGATGTCGCCACGACCCACGGACTTGAAGTCCCAGTAGCGGTTGGGGCGGTGGAAGTCCACATGACCGCCGAAGACGCCGGTGTCGTTGCTCAGATCCCAGGCCACGTCCTTCATGTGGGCGTGGAAGATGCGGTCGCTGAACTTGTAGATGAACTTCACATAGTCCACCCCCTGGTAGCCGAAGTGGGAGGGGTCATAGTTGAAGCCGAAAGCAGGGTGGTAGTTCACGGCCTGAAGGGCACGCTCTGCGCTCGCGATATCGAAGGCGATTTCGGTGGGGTGCACTTCAAGAGCGAACTTGATGCCCAGCTTCTGGAACTCGTCCAGGATGGGGGTGAAGCGCTTGGCGAAGTCCTTGTAGCCGTTTTCGATCTGGCTGGGGAGGTTAGGCGGGAAGCTGTAAACCAGGTGCCAGATGCTGCTGCCAGTGAAGCCGTTGACCACGCTGACGCCGAAGCGCTTGGCAGCGTGTGCCGTCTTGATCAACTCCTCTGCGGCCCGCTGGCGCACACCTTCGGGATCGCCGTCACCGTAGATGTAGTCGGGGAGGATCTGCTTGTGACGTTCGTCGATGTTGTCACAGACAGCCTGACCCACGAGGTGGGCGGAGATGGCAAAGCACTTGAGGCCAGCCTTCTCAATGAGAGCGCGTTTGGCATCGCAGTAAGCCTGGTCCGCCTTGGCGACTTCGAAGTGGTCACCCCAGCAACCAAGTTCCACGCCATCGTAGCCAAAGGTCTTGACCTTGCCGAGCAGAGTTTCCAGAGGGATGTCGGCCCACTGGCCGGTGAAGAGAGTGACGGGTCTGGCCATAATCAGTGTCTTGTAAAGAAGCGTTCAGATTTGGTACTTTCGAGCCAGCGATGCTGTCATGGGGCTGCGAGATTGGCAAAGGGAAAACGGCCGCGACAAGTGGGAAATCACCCCGGAAACGGCGGACGAGTGCCAAAAGCTGGCAGTCGAACGATAAAACTCCAGGAGGGCCGGTAGGGGCTACGCCAGGATCGGTGTGACCACCTTGCCTGCGACATCCGTGAGCCGGAAGTCACGGCCTTGAAAGCGGAAGGTGAAGCGCTCATGATCGATCCCCAGCAGGTGCAGCATGGTGGCGTGCAGGTCGTGGACGTGTACGGGATCCTTGACCACGCCGAAGCCCAGTTCATCCGTTTCACCGTAGCTCACACCGGGTTTGACCCCGCCGCCAGCGAGCCAGGAACTGAAGCAATCCCGGTGATGCTCGCGCCCGTATTCCATCTGGGACCCGGTGCCACGGAGGCGGCCTTGAGAATAGCAGGTGCGACCGAATTCCGAGGTGAAGACCACGAGCGTGTCATCCAGCATGCCTTGATTCTTCAAATCCTGCAGGAGCCCTGCGGCAGGCTGGTCCACCCGGCTCGAAAGGCCTTTGAAGTCCCGCAGGATGTTGCCATGCATGTCCCAGCCGGGCTGGTAGAGCTGAATGTAGCGCACCCCGCGTTGGGCCAGACGACGGGCGAGGAGGCAGTTGGCCGCGAACGTTCCCGGAGTGGAGACCTCAGGCCCGTATAGCCCCTTCACGGCGTCCGTTTCCTGGCTTAAGTCCGTCACCTCGGGTACGGAGGTCTGCATGCGAAAGGCCATTTCATACTGTTCCAGGCGCGCCTGAAGCGCAGCCTCGGGTGCATCGCTTTGGGCCTGAAGTTCCTGCAAGGCTCGTATGGCGCGGCGATTGTTGGCCTCCGTGATGCCCGCAGGATTGCTCAGGAAAAGCACGGGATCCTTGGCGGCCCGGAGCTGCACGCCCTGGTTCTGAGTGGGGAGGAAACCACTGTCCCAGAGCCGGGTGGAGAGTGGCTGGTCCACCGCTCCCTTGGTAATGAGCACCACAAACGAAGGTAGATTGTCATTCAGGCTGCCCAGGCCATAGCTGAGCCAGGCACCCATGCTGGGGCGCCCTGGGAGCTGGGCTCCCGTGCTCATGAAGGTCATGGCCGGATCATGATTGACCGCGTCCGAGTGCATGGACTTGATGAAGCACATGTCATCCGCCATCTTGGCCAGATGGGGGAAGGCGTCGCTGAGCCAGGCTCCGGATTTGCCGTGCTGCTGGAAGGGGATCCAGGAGCCAACAAGAGGGAACTTGGCCTGGTTGCCCGACATGCCCAGCAGAACGGAGCGCCCTTTCTTGAAGGAGTCCGGCAGTTCCTGCCCAACGCGCTCATTCAGAAGCGGCTTGTGGTCAAAGGTCTCCAGATGGGTCATGCCCCCGCTCATGAAGAGACAGATCACCCGCTTTGCCCGAGGAGCGAAGTGCGGCAGACCGGGGCTGCCAGAGCGTACTGCGCCAAGGGGGCGTACGGAACCTGTTTCCTCCGCCAGAAGATCTGCAAAAGCCATTCCGCCCATGCCCAAGGCCGTGCGCGCCAGCATCTGACGGCGGTTAAGGGAACGGGGGGAGGAAGTCATGTTTGGGGGAAAGAAGGTTGGGGGTGGGGCGGGTCATTCCTTCAACAAAGCCTCCTCGCTGCCGAGCAAAACGCGGACCACCATGGTCGTGGCGGCCACTTCTACGGAGGGCAGGCTCGCATCCGCCGGATGCTCGCCATTTTTTGTGCGCAGCGCTTCAACGTCCTGCGGAGTCTGGCTGTAGTGGAGGTGCTCCTCCTCCAGCAGCTTGAGAAGAACGGCGGTCTCTCCGGGTCGAGGGCTGCGACTAGAGGTGAGCCGGAAGGCCTCGGTGACCCGGGCGGTCCGATCCTGCGGATGGGCTCTGACTAGGCGTTCCGCCAACGTGCGAGCAGCTTCCACAAATTCCGGTGCATTGAGCATTGCCAGGGACTGCATGGGGGTGCTGGTCGTGTCCCGCCGGGTGAGGCAGAACTCACGACTGGGCGCGTCGAAGATCGTCATGGTGGGAGGCGGCAGGGTGCGCTTCCAGAAGGTATAGAGACTGCGTCTCCACAAGGCCTCGCCATGATCCTGCTTGTAGTGGATCTGGACGCCGGAATCCTCGTAGAGATTGTCCGGCAGATAGGGGCGTACGGGAGGCCCGCCCATGGTTGGAACAAGCAAGCCGCTGATGGCGAGTGCGTTGTCCCGGATCATCTCCGCGGCGAGCCGGTGGCGGGGGCCGCGGGCCAGCAGACGATTGTCCGGGTCATCTTGCAGCAACTGAGGATCAAGGGGCGTGGAGGACTGCCGGTAGGCGGAGGAGAGCACGAGCATGCGACACAGCCGTTTTACGTTCCAGCCATGGTCCATGAAGTCGGTCGCCAGCCAGTCCAGCAATTCCGGGTGGGTGGGCAGTTCGCCCTGGATGCCAAAGTCCTCAGAGGTCCCGACAATGCCGCGCCCGAAGAACACCTGCCAGATGCGGTTGACTGCTACGCGGGCGGTGAGCGGGTTTCGTCTGTCCACATACCAGCGGGCGAGGCCCAGACGGTTGCGGGGAAACTCTGCGGGCAACGGCAGAATACTCGCGGGGGTTTCTGGAAATACCTGATCTCCGGGCTGGTCGAACTGTCCTCTCGCCAGCACATAAGTAGGACGGCGCGGCTCCATCTCACGCATGACCATGATCTCTCTGGCCTGATTCACCAGATTGTCCTGGGCGGTGCGCAGCTCGTGTAGTTTCTTCAGCGCCGCCTGGCCCTGCGGGTCCTGATCTCTCAGCCAGGCTTCATACCCGGCGTCAGGTGAGGGGGTGGCATCCGGGGCCCGGCCCACAAATGGATGCGTCAGGCCATACCAGATGCCAGCCAGGAAGCCGCGCTCTTCCTGCTTCTTGGGCGGCTGGGGAGGTAGGGCCAACAGGGCGGCTTCCTTGGGGGACAGCGTCTTGTCGAAGATCTTGAAATCGTCGAACGTGGCGTTCTTGATGATCTTGTCGTTGGGGCGATAGCCGATCGTGAGGGCGACATCTTCTTCATCGATATTGTCCTGGAGCCGGACGGCATCGTAGTCGCCCCATTCGGGACGGTACAGGATATCTCGATACAAGTGATCTGACATCACCTCCGCCTCGACCGCTTTGCCATTGATGTACAGTCGCAGCCCAGCCGAGCGGCTGGAGCCGTCATAGCTGGCAACGACATGCGTCCATGCCTTCAGCGGGATGGCCACCTTGGATCGAATCCGGATGGAGTTGCCGGGCGCGTAGTGACTCAGCGAGAACTCGGGGTGGAGATCATTAAGGAGCAGCTCGTAGCCGCGGCTGGCGGCATCCAGGCCACTGCGGGTGCGATGGATCACCACCGCACGGTTCTGCGACTCTTCCGGACGGATCCAGATGGCAATCGAAAAAGGGTCCGACCGCCGGAACACGCCGACATGAGGAAACCTGGCACCATTGTCATCCTCGAACCTCAGGCCGAGTCCGCGGACCCCTTCGCTGGGTTCGATGGATTGACGCGCCACGCCGGTGTTCTTGTCCGGGTGCAGGGTGTCGGAGAAGATCTTCCGCTGGCCGCGTTTCCTATCGCCCACGCTTTCGAACTCGTAGTGTGCCACCGGGGCTGCTGGGGGTGGAGGGCCGTGGTCCTCCACCCACTCGCGGTAGCGTTCACGACTGTTGCCCTGAAGGTTGTCCCACGCAGTTTCTGCCTGCTTGATCTCCTGTAGCATTTGCAGATTGCGCTCCTCGTCCGATGGACTCATGAGCAGCAATCCTGGAGCGGGGATGCCCGCGGTCTGCCGGGGGAAAAGACCGAGCTCAGAGATATTATTGAAAAAGGCTGCCATCTGATAGTACTCCCGCTGAGTGAGGGGATCGTACTTGTGGTCGTGACAGCGGGCGCACTCCAGGGTCAGCCCCAGGATCGCAGTCGAGTTGGTCTTGATCCGGTCCGCTACGTGTTCCTGGCGAAACTCTTCCTCGTTGCTTCCCGCCTCGTTCGATTGCGGCACCAGCCGGTTGAAAGCGGTGGCCAGTACCTCTGTCGTCCGGGGGCGGACGGACAGTTGATCGCCGGCGGTTTGCTGGACGATAAACTCGTCATACGGCAGGTTGTCATTGAAGGCCTGGATGACCCAGTCCCGGTACGGCCAGACGATGCTTTCAGCATCCTCGTGGCGTCCATACGAATCCGCGTAGCGGGCAGCATCCAGCCAGTCGGAAGCCATCCTTTCCCCATACCGTTGACTGGCCAGGAGGCGGTCCACCACGGCCTCATAGGCCTGCGGTGACGTGTCAGCCAGGAAAGCGTCCAATTCCACGAGGGAAGGCGGCAGGCCGGTGAGGTCGAAAGTGACTCTCCGCAGCCAGCGCTCCCGCGAGGCGGGGAGGGCGGGCTCGTGACCTTTGACCCTGAGGTGATTCAGGACAAAGGCATCCACCGGGCTGGTAAGGGGAAAGGTCTCCAGAATCTTTGCGTCTGCCGCCTTCGGCTGGGGAACGGCGTGAGACTTGGGCGGGGTAAAGGACCAGTGCCGCTCGTAAACGGCCCCTTCCGTGATCCATTGCTTCAGCACTTCCCGCTGGGGACCGTCAATGGTCTTGTGGGAGTCCGGCGGCGGCATCACCTCATCCTCATCACTGGAAAAGAGGCGCTCAATCAGCGAGCTCGCCTCTGGCTTGCCGGGGACGATTGCCCCGTCTTTGAGAGCGTCTGCACGCACATCGAGACGAAGGTCTCCCTTTCGCTGCTTTTCATCTGGGCCGTGGCACTGGTAGCAACTGCCCGCAAGGATGGGCTGCACCTGAAAATTAAAGCTGATGGGACTGCCGCTTGCGGCTTGAACGCAGCCTCCTGTCAAGATCACGGCGAGCCCGAACCACCTCGCCAGGGCGGGTGTGGGTGGAGGCAAAAGATTGGGCATGACAGAGGTCCGGCGGCGCACCCGCCATGTTTGTTTGAGGAGTGTGGGGAGGCAAATGAAGGGGT contains these protein-coding regions:
- a CDS encoding sugar phosphate isomerase/epimerase family protein: MARPVTLFTGQWADIPLETLLGKVKTFGYDGVELGCWGDHFEVAKADQAYCDAKRALIEKAGLKCFAISAHLVGQAVCDNIDERHKQILPDYIYGDGDPEGVRQRAAEELIKTAHAAKRFGVSVVNGFTGSSIWHLVYSFPPNLPSQIENGYKDFAKRFTPILDEFQKLGIKFALEVHPTEIAFDIASAERALQAVNYHPAFGFNYDPSHFGYQGVDYVKFIYKFSDRIFHAHMKDVAWDLSNDTGVFGGHVDFHRPNRYWDFKSVGRGDINFEKIIRALNDIDYAGPLSVEWEDGGMDREFGATESAAFVKALDFPTSKIIFDAQFAEK
- a CDS encoding DUF1501 domain-containing protein; protein product: MTSSPRSLNRRQMLARTALGMGGMAFADLLAEETGSVRPLGAVRSGSPGLPHFAPRAKRVICLFMSGGMTHLETFDHKPLLNERVGQELPDSFKKGRSVLLGMSGNQAKFPLVGSWIPFQQHGKSGAWLSDAFPHLAKMADDMCFIKSMHSDAVNHDPAMTFMSTGAQLPGRPSMGAWLSYGLGSLNDNLPSFVVLITKGAVDQPLSTRLWDSGFLPTQNQGVQLRAAKDPVLFLSNPAGITEANNRRAIRALQELQAQSDAPEAALQARLEQYEMAFRMQTSVPEVTDLSQETDAVKGLYGPEVSTPGTFAANCLLARRLAQRGVRYIQLYQPGWDMHGNILRDFKGLSSRVDQPAAGLLQDLKNQGMLDDTLVVFTSEFGRTCYSQGRLRGTGSQMEYGREHHRDCFSSWLAGGGVKPGVSYGETDELGFGVVKDPVHVHDLHATMLHLLGIDHERFTFRFQGRDFRLTDVAGKVVTPILA
- a CDS encoding DUF1553 domain-containing protein — protein: MPNLLPPPTPALARWFGLAVILTGGCVQAASGSPISFNFQVQPILAGSCYQCHGPDEKQRKGDLRLDVRADALKDGAIVPGKPEASSLIERLFSSDEDEVMPPPDSHKTIDGPQREVLKQWITEGAVYERHWSFTPPKSHAVPQPKAADAKILETFPLTSPVDAFVLNHLRVKGHEPALPASRERWLRRVTFDLTGLPPSLVELDAFLADTSPQAYEAVVDRLLASQRYGERMASDWLDAARYADSYGRHEDAESIVWPYRDWVIQAFNDNLPYDEFIVQQTAGDQLSVRPRTTEVLATAFNRLVPQSNEAGSNEEEFRQEHVADRIKTNSTAILGLTLECARCHDHKYDPLTQREYYQMAAFFNNISELGLFPRQTAGIPAPGLLLMSPSDEERNLQMLQEIKQAETAWDNLQGNSRERYREWVEDHGPPPPAAPVAHYEFESVGDRKRGQRKIFSDTLHPDKNTGVARQSIEPSEGVRGLGLRFEDDNGARFPHVGVFRRSDPFSIAIWIRPEESQNRAVVIHRTRSGLDAASRGYELLLNDLHPEFSLSHYAPGNSIRIRSKVAIPLKAWTHVVASYDGSSRSAGLRLYINGKAVEAEVMSDHLYRDILYRPEWGDYDAVRLQDNIDEEDVALTIGYRPNDKIIKNATFDDFKIFDKTLSPKEAALLALPPQPPKKQEERGFLAGIWYGLTHPFVGRAPDATPSPDAGYEAWLRDQDPQGQAALKKLHELRTAQDNLVNQAREIMVMREMEPRRPTYVLARGQFDQPGDQVFPETPASILPLPAEFPRNRLGLARWYVDRRNPLTARVAVNRIWQVFFGRGIVGTSEDFGIQGELPTHPELLDWLATDFMDHGWNVKRLCRMLVLSSAYRQSSTPLDPQLLQDDPDNRLLARGPRHRLAAEMIRDNALAISGLLVPTMGGPPVRPYLPDNLYEDSGVQIHYKQDHGEALWRRSLYTFWKRTLPPPTMTIFDAPSREFCLTRRDTTSTPMQSLAMLNAPEFVEAARTLAERLVRAHPQDRTARVTEAFRLTSSRSPRPGETAVLLKLLEEEHLHYSQTPQDVEALRTKNGEHPADASLPSVEVAATTMVVRVLLGSEEALLKE